TGGAGCTTGCCCTTCGGGTCGAAGGAGAGATGGACGTCGTTCTCCTGGGCGAGGCGGAGCAGGAAGTCCCAGTCGGTGATGTTGGGCTGGGTGGCCAGCTCGTAGACGGTGCGGGTGGGCTCCACCTTGCCGAGGGACAGCTTGTTGAGACCGGCGAGACGGCGCACGATGTCGCTCGCGGTCATATTGGGGTAGCCCGCGACCCGGCGGTTGCGCAGCAGCCGGTGCCCCGGGTCGTATCCCCGGACGACCAGGTACTTGCCGCCGGCGTCCGCGTCCACCTCAAGAGCGGTGATCTCGCCGGTCAGCATGGGCGTACCGCGTCGCCCGTCCGTGAAGGGTGACAGCACCGCCTTCGCACCGACCTTGATCTGCGGGAAGGTCTTGAGGATGTCCGACCCCGTGTCACTGAAGGTGAGCTGGAAGGCGGACGGCACATTCACGCTCGCGTCCACCCAGCCCTCGATGAGGAGGGTGGCGAGCTTGTCGGGCAGCGGCGTGCCGCCGATCTCGGCGTACAGGACGCTGGTGTACGTCTTCTCACTCATCGGATGCTCTCGCTGCTCATCGGGCGGCCTCGTGGGTTGTGGGCTGCGGGGGAAGGCTCGGGGGACGGCCTTCTGGCGGGTCTTCGTCGGCGGCGGGCAGCAGCAGCTCCGTGCCCGGCCGCAGCCGCATCGGATCGTCGATCGCGTTCGCCTCCGCGATCAGCCGCCAGCGGGTCGCGTCCCCGTACTCCCGCCAGGCCAGCGAGGCGAGCGAGTCCCCCGCGACCGTGCGGTGGATACGGCGTGCGGAGAGCGCACCGGAGGTGGGGTTCTGCCCCTTGGTGGGCATGGCCACCTCGGTGAGGGACAGCGTGCAGGTGGCGCGGATCGGCTCCCCGGTGGGGTTGAACAGCGTGTAGGTGGCGCTGACGCTCGTCACATACGCCACGAACTGCACCGTGTTGAACGACCCCCAGGAAAACCGCACCCAAGGGGGCGACGGACGCTTGGAGTTGACGCTCTGTGCCGTCACCTCGCAGCAGGACAGCAGCAGTTCGATCTGCTTCTGCACCTTGCCGGAATTCGGGGTGCCGGAGGCGTCCAGGAACACCTCCAGCTGGAGCGTGGCGGGCCGGGTGCCGGTGAACTTGGGCGGTGCGCCCCGCGTATAGGCGACCGCGGTCTGGGTGTGCCACTCCGCCTCCCGCCCGAGCTGCAACTGGGTCGGATTGAACTGGAACTCCACCTCACCCATGCGGCCGCCCATGGAGCCGCCGAGGTCGGTGGGGGGCTGGTGGATCGCGAGAGCGGCCCGTACGAGGCTCGCGCCCGCCTTGCCGCCGGTCGGTGCGGCCACCTCAGGCACCTCCCGCGTCGGTGAACCCGTGGTGCGCGATCTCCAGCGTCTCGGTCGCCACACCCGGGCTGGACGGGTCCAGGCTCGGCCCCT
This genomic stretch from Streptomyces nigrescens harbors:
- a CDS encoding LysM peptidoglycan-binding domain-containing protein — its product is MAAPTGGKAGASLVRAALAIHQPPTDLGGSMGGRMGEVEFQFNPTQLQLGREAEWHTQTAVAYTRGAPPKFTGTRPATLQLEVFLDASGTPNSGKVQKQIELLLSCCEVTAQSVNSKRPSPPWVRFSWGSFNTVQFVAYVTSVSATYTLFNPTGEPIRATCTLSLTEVAMPTKGQNPTSGALSARRIHRTVAGDSLASLAWREYGDATRWRLIAEANAIDDPMRLRPGTELLLPAADEDPPEGRPPSLPPQPTTHEAAR